A region of the Corallococcus silvisoli genome:
CCGCGGCGAGTACAAGCTGGAGGAGCTCAAGCGCGGCGGTCAGATGATCGTCGTCACCTCCATCCCCTACACGGTGAACAAGTCCACGCTCGTCGCGAAGATCGGCGAGCTGGTGCGCGAGCGGAAGCTGCCGCTCATCACCGACGTGCGCGACGAATCCACCACGGACGTGCGCATCGTCCTGGAGCTCAAGAAGGACGCCAACCCCGAGCTGGTGATGGCGTACCTCTACAAGCACACGCCGCTGCAGACGAACTTCGGCGTGAACCTCACCTGCCTCGTTCCGTCGGAGAACCCGGACGTCGGCACGCCCAAGCGGTTGGACCTGAAGAGCATCCTCCGCTACTTCCTCGACTTCCGCCTGGAGATCGTCACCAAGCGCTTCGAGCACGAGCTGGCGGAGCTCAAGCGGCGCGTCCACATCCTGGAGGGCTTCGAGAAGGCCTACGACGCGCTGGATGAGATCATCCGGATCATCCGCCAGTCGGAGGGCAAGCAGGACGCCGCCCAGAAGCTGATGGCGCGCTTCAAGATGGATGAGATCCAGGTGGACGCCATCCTGGAGATGCGCCTGTACAAGCTGGCGCGCCTGGAGATCCTCATCGTCCAGAAGGAGCTCAAGGAGAAGCGCGCGGAGATCAAGCGCATCGAGGGCATCCTCAAGGACGTGAAGAAGCGCTGGGCCGTCATCCACGACGAGCTCACCGGGCTCAAGGCCGCGTACACCGACAAGCGCCGCACGCGCATCGGCGGCGCGGGCGCGGAGGAGATGGAGTTCTCCGCGGAGGCGTTCATCGCGGACGAGGATGCCCACGTCGTCATCACCCGGGACGGGTGGATCAAGCGCGTGCGCGAGGTGAAGGACCCGTCCACCACCCGCCTGCGCGAAGGCGACGCGGTGATGGCGGTGCTCGCCGGCAGCCTGAAGGCGAACCTGGTGCTCTTCAGCAACTTCGGCACCGCGTACGTCACCCGCTTCAACGACGTGCCGGCCTCCACCGGCTACGGCGACCCGGTGCAGAAGCTCTTCAAGTTCGACGACGGCGAGCGCGTGGTGGGCGCCCTGTCCCTGGATGCCCGCCTGCCCCAGCCGGAGAAGCTGGTGGCGGTGACGCGTCAGGGCCTGGGCCTCCGGTTCCTGCTCGCGCCGCACACGGAGGTCTCCACCCGCGCCGGCCGCCGCTACGCGAAGACGGGCGAAGGCGACGAGATCATCGGCACGCAGCCGGTGGGCGACCGCGACCTGCTCGCGGTGCTCACGGAGAAGACGAGCGCGCTCGTGTGCAAGGTGGCGGAGGTGAACGAGCTGGCCGGCCCGGGCAAGGGCGTCCAGGTCATCAAGGTGGAGCCGGGCGACAAGGTGGTGGACTTCCTCGCCGCGCCCGCCAGCCAGAAGGACGCCACGCTGGAGTTCGAGACGCAGAAGGGCCGCAAGCTGCACCTGTCACCGTCGAAGTTCACGGTGACGGCGCGCGGCGGCAAGGGCCACGAGATGTCCAAGCGCGACACGGTGAAGGAGGTGGCGCGGCCCGTCACCTTCGTGCCGCTGCCGGAGAAGAAGGAGTAGCGGGAAGGCCATGGCGACCAAGAAGGAAAGCTATACAGGCGCGGACATCCAGGTCCTGGAAGGCCTGGAGCCGGTGCGCAAGCGCCCGGCCATGTACATCGGTGGCACCGACAGCACGGGCTACCACCACCTGCTGTGGGAGATCATCGACAACTCGGTGGACGAGGTCATCAACGGCTACGCCACCACCGTCGAGGTGACGCTGCACAAGGGCGCGAAGTCCATCACCGTCGTGGACAACGGGCGCGGCATCCCGGTGGACATCATGCCCCGGCACAAGAAGCCCGCCGTGGAGGTCATCCTCACGACGCTGCACTCGGGCGGCAAGTTCGAGCAGGGCAACTACATCCACTCGGGCGGTCTGCACGGCGTGGGCAGCTCCGTGGTGAACGCGCTCTCCAGCAAGCTGGTCATGGAGATCAAGCGCGACGGCAAGCGCTACGTGCAGTCCTACGCGCGCGGCAAGGCGACCAGCTCGCTCAAGGTGGAGGGCCCTGCCCGCGGCACCGGCACCTCCACCAGCTTCGAACCGGACGCGGAGATCTTCGGGGAGAAGCAGAAGTTCGACGCGGAGGCGGTGCGCGAGCGCCTGGAGGCGAAGAGCTACCTGCACAAGGGCATGACGGTCGTCTGGAAGGACGAAACCACCACGCCCCACACGGCGGTGACGTTCAAGCACGACGGCGGCATCGCGGAGTACCTCACCAAGGTCGTCTCCGAGCGCCAGAAGCCCATCGTCCCCACCGGCAGCACCCCGTACTACTACTCGCGCGACAACGAGGTCCGGCTGGAGGTCGCCCTGGCGTGGACGGAGGCCACGGACGAGCACATCCGCTCGTACGTCAACGGCATCCCCACGAACCTGGGCGGCACGCACGAGGCGGGCCTCAAGGCCGCCATCGTCAAGGCGATGCGCAACTACATCGAGACGCACGGCCTGTCGCCCAAGGGCGTGACGCTCACCGCGGAGGACATCCGCGAAGGCATCACCGCCATCCTCTCCGTGTACGTGGTGGAGCCCCAGTTCCAGGGGCAGACGAAGGGCCGCCTCAACAACCCGGAGACCACCGCGCAGGTGGACGGCGCCATCCGCCCGGCCCTGGAGAAGTGGCTCAACGACAACAAGTCCATCGCAGAAGCGCTGCTGGCGCGCATCATCCTGGCCGCCCGCGCGCGCGAGGCGTCTCGCGCGGCCTCCGCCGCCATCAACCGCAAGACGGCGGTGAGCCACCGGCTCAACCTCCCCGGGAAGCTGGCGGACTGCTCCTCCACGGATCCTCAGTCGAGCGAGCTGTTCATCGTGGAAGGCGACTCCGCAGGCGGCTCCGCCAAGCAGGGCCGCGACCGTCGCACCCAGGCCATCCTCCCCCTGCGCGGCAAGGTGCTCAACGCGGAGCAGGCCTCCACCGACAAGGTGGCCACCAACAAGGAGCTCCAGGACATCGTCAGCGCGCTGGGGTGCGGCATCGGCTCCGACTTCGACATCACGAAGCTGCGCTACGGGCGCGTCTTCCTGCTGATGGACGCGGACAGCGACGGCCACCACATCGCCACGCTGCTGCTCACGTTCTTCTACCGCCACCTGCGGCCCCTCATCGAGGCGGGCGCGGTGCACATCGCGCAGCCGCCCCTGTACCGGGTGGACATTGGCAAGGAGACGTACTGGGCCCTGGACGAGCCGGACCGCGACCGCATCATCCGCGAGAAGGCCAGGGGCAACGCCAAGCCCAACATCATGCGCTTCAAGGGTCTGGGCGAGATGACCGCCGAAGAGCTGAAGACGACCACGCTCGACGCGAAGAACCGCATCAGCCTGCGCGTCACCATCGACAACGCCCTGGAGACCGACCGCATCATCAACGACCTGATGGGGAAGGATGTCTCGGCGCGTTATAAGTTCATCACCGAGCAGGCGGGCGAGGTGCAGGAACTCGACGTCTGAATAAGTGGGAGTCCCCGCACACCCGGGACGGGCCGTTCCCGTCCCGGGCGAGGCATTGGTCTTCCGCCCCGCCGGTCGGCTAGCATCGCCGGCACTGTGAACACCACCCGTCTTGCCCTGACCTTCGCGCTCGCCTGCCTGCTGAGCGCCCCCGCTGCCGACGCCGCCTCCCGGCGCAAGAGCCCCGCCAAGAAGAAGCGCCCCGCCGCGACGAAGACGGCCCCCGTCTCCGAGCCCGACGAGGACACCTTCACCCCGCCGGACGACGCGCCCCCGGCTTCGGACGCTCCTACGGCCGCCACCAGGCCGGCCATCACCCCGGCCGCCACCAAGCCCTCCGCCACGAAGCCCGCTGACGTCGCGACGCAGATCGTGCGCGCGGCTCCCTCGAGCGCGGTGGCGGTGTTCGGCGTGGCCCGCCAGCCGGTCGCGGCGGATTCGGCGGCGAAGCTGGAGGACACGCTGACGCGCAAGCTGGGCACCGCGGGCGACGTGCAGTTCGTGGACCTGGCCACCGCCTTCCCGACGTCGGCGCCGCAGGGCAACCCCAAGGGCGACGCGCTCTTCGATGAAGGCCGCGCCGCGTACGACAACCTGGACCCGGACACCGCGGCGGTGAAGTTCAAGGCGGCTGCGGACGCGTACGTGCAGCGCCCAGGCGACCTGCGCCCGGAGAAGCTGGGCGAGGCGTACCTCTTCCAGGGCGCGTCGCAGCTGCTCAATGGCGACGTGGCGGGCGCGAAGGCCTCGTTCACGAACGCGCTGGTGGCGGAGCCGTCGCTGCGCCCGGACGCGGGCCTGTTCGGCCAGGACGTGCAGCGGGTGTTCGCGGAGGCCCAGAAGGACCTGTCCGCGCAGCCGCAGGGCTCGCTGGTGGTGACGTCCCAGCCCGAGGGCGCGCGCGTGCTGGTGCGCGGCCGCGACGTGGGCGCGACGCCGCTGTCCGGCGTGAAGCTGGCCCCGGGCCACTACCCCGTGCAGGTGGTGCTGCCCGGCTACGCCACGTCCGTGTCGTACTCGGAGGTGAAGCCGGCCACGCCCACGGAGGTGAAGGCGAAGCTGGCCCCCTCGCCCGGCCTGGCCGCGCTGCGCGACGCGGCCGCCAAGGGCGGCTCGGCCCAGGCCTTCGACGCGGACGGCGTGCCCCCGGAAGTGGGCGCCATCGGCGAGCGGCTCAACGCGCGCTACGTGGTGCTGGCCGCCGCGTTCCAGGACAAGAAGGGCCGGCTGCACGGCGAGGTCCAGGCGTGGGACCTGCGCACGAAGAACCGGCTCAAGGGCCTGGAGGTGGACTTCACCAAGCGCGACGGCAAGGGCAGCGCGGACGCCGCCGCGGACCAGGTGCACACCTTCCTCACCGGCGCGGCCCTGCCCCAGGGCCGTCAGGACACCAAGGAGCCGGTGGCGTCCTCCAGCGACTCCATCCTGCGCAAGCCCTGGTTCTGGGCCGCGGCCGCGGGCGTGGCGGCGGTGACCGCGGGCGTGGTGTACGTGGCCACGACGGATCGCGGCCCCGGCTTCAACCCCGTGAACGGTCTGCCCGGTGGAATTTCCTTCTAGCTCCAGCGTCAAGCGTCCCGGAGTCTCCATGAAAGCCCTCCTGCTCGCGCTCGTGCTGCTGCCCGCCCTGGCGCTGTCGTCCGCGCCCCCGCCGGGCCGCATCTCCGCGCTGATCATCCCGATGGACCCGTCGTCCGAGTCCTCCGGGGTGCAGATGGAGACCTACATGAATGACGCGCTCGGCAACTTCTCCAACTTCTCCGTGCGCAAGCCGCGCGACCTGTTCGGACTGCCGGACGACCCCGCCGCCCAGGCGTCGTTCCAGCGCGCGAAGAAGGGCTACGAGGAGAGCGTCAAGGCCTTCGAGGCCCGCGAGTACGAGGACGCGGAGCGCAAGGTGCGCGCCACGCTCAAGGAGCTGGAGGGCTCCGTCGCGGCGATGAACGCCTGCTTCCCGCTGTGCGACGCCCTGGCGCTGCACGGCGCCATCCTCCAGCTGCGCGGGGACGTGGAGGAGGCGAAGCTGCTCCTCATCGACCTGATGGCGCTCAACCCCACGTTCGAACTCAACCCCAAGCGCTTCAGCCGGGAGTTCATGAGCCTGCGCGTGCAGGTGGCGACGAGCCGTCCGTCCCAGCTGCGGGGCAGCGCCACCTTCAAGTCGCGGCCCGCGGGCGCGCGCGTCTACGTGGACGGCGAGGCGGTGGGCTACACCCCCGTGACGCTGCCCACGCTGCCGGTGGGCAAGCACCTGGTGCGCCTGGAGCGCCCTGGCTTCCGCCAGTTCGGGCAGATCGCGGAGGTGACGCCGGATGACTCGGAGGTCGTCGCGAACCTCGTCCCGACGGCCACCTACAAGTCCTATGACGAACAGTTGGACAAGGTGGTGCCGGATGTCTCCCGGGCCAGCGACAAGCCGGCCAACGCCATCGTCGCCCTGGGCAAGTCGCTGGGACTGGACCGGACGGTGGTGGGCACCGTGCGCGTCATCCCGGAGCGAGGCACGGAGCTGGCGGTGGGCCTGTTCGACGTGAAGAACGGCAAGCGCCTGGGTTCGCGGCGGCTGGTGCTCCAGGGCGACGAATACGGGCAGCTCAAGTCGGAGATGGAGCGGGTGGTCAACCAGCTCATCAACAGCGAGGGCGAGCAGGTCGTCCGCAAGCGCGACCCGCTGGAGAGCCGCAGCGGCTCGGAGGACTGGGGTTCGGAGGACCGGGGCGGACAGTCCCGACAGTCCGTCAAGAAGCATTCCGGGGATGATCCGTTGGATAACGTGTCGGGAACCGAGGATTGGTGACACGCGGCGCTTGTCCCGGGACTCCCCGCCCCTAGAGTCCCGGGCGTATGCGCCACCTGCCGCTGCTCGCCCTCCTCCCCAGCCTCGCGCTCGCCCAGACGGGCGCCGTCGACAGAGCGACCACCCCGCCCCGGGGCATCACGCTGCCGCCCACCAACTCGGCGCTCGTGGACGAGGCGCCCGCGCTGGCCCTCAACCCCGCCGGCCTGGGCTTCCAGGAAGCGGGGCAGCTCTTCTATCTCCACGAGCGAGACCTGGGGTCCGACACCGTGGGCGACGCCGTCTTCCTGGGCGCGCGCATCCTGGGCCTGGGCGCGGGCTTCTCCCTGGAGTGGATCCGCGGGGAGAACGCGCCGGACTACCGCAAGACGTCCTTCGGCCTGTCGCTGGGCCCCCCCACCCTGAAGCTGGGCGGCGCCGTCCACGACTACAGCTCGGATGACCGCGCCATCGGCCGGTTGACCAGCTGGGACGTGGGCCTCACCGCCCGTCCCTTCCGCTTCCTGTCGCTGGCCGTGGTCGCGCGGGACGCGAACGCGCCCGCGCACGACGACTTCAAGCTGCCGCGCCGCTACAACTTCGGCCTGGGCCTGCGCCCGCTGGATGAGCGCTACACGCTGGGCGTGGACTGGCTCTTCGCGGAAGGGGGCTTCCGGGAGGGACAGGCCACGTACACGCTCCAGGCGGAGGTGGTGCGCGGCGTGCGGCTGGGCGGCGGGTTGTCCCACGGCTTCGTCAGCGGCATCCCGCTGGCGCTCCAGTTCGCGGCCACGGTGGACCTGGGGCACGCGGGCCTGACGTACGCGGCGGGCGGCACGGGCCACGGCCTGGACCACGTGGTGGCGGTGCGCCTGTCGTCGGAGCGCTACCGCTCCGTGCACGGTGGCGGCGGCATCGTGGCGCTCCTGGACCTGGACGACATGCTGGCGGGCGGCGTGAGTCCGGCGCTGTCCCTCCTGGGCGTGAGCGAGTCCGACCCCTACCTGCGCCTGCTGAAGTTCCTGGACCTGGCCACGCGCGACACGCGGCTGAAGGGCGTGCTGGTGAAGATGGAGGGCCTGCCCGGCGTGGGCTGGGGCACCGCGGAGGAGCTGCGCCAGGCCTTCCTCAAGCTGCGGGCGGCGGGCAAGAAGGTCGTGGTGGTGATGCTGTCCGGGGATGACCGCTCGTACCTCGTGGCGTCGGCGGCGGACAGCGTGTACGCGCTGACGGAGGCGGCGCTGCCCATCAACGGCCTGTCCGCCACGGTGACGTCGCTGGGCGGCACCATGGACAAGCTGGGCGTGCACTGGGACGTGGCGCGCGTGGGCGAATACAAGACGGCGACGGATCAGCTGACCCGCTCCGACATGAGCCCCGCGGAGAAGGAGACGCTGGACGCGTACCTGGACGCCCAGGTGACGCACTACGAGAAGGCCGTGGAGGCGGGCCGCAAGCTGTCCCCGGAGCGGCTGCGCGCGGCGTGGGCGGGCGGCATCCTGTCCTCCCGGCGGGCGCAGCAGGCGGGCCTGCTGGACGGCGTGGTCTCCGCCACGGACCTGCACACGCAGGTGGCCGACTGGTTTCCGGGCTTGCGCTTCCACCCGACGTACTCGCCGCGCGACGAGCGCGAGGACCGCTGGGGCGTGCGCCGCCGCATCGCCGTGGTGCCGGTGCTGGGCGACATCACCGGGGGCAGCAGCCGCGAGGACCCGCTGGGCTTCGCGCGCATCGCGGGCGCCGAGACGGTGGTGAGCGCGCTGAAGGACGCCCAGGACGACCCGTCCGTGGTGGCCATCGTCCTGCGCGTGGACTCCGGCGGCGGCGACGTGCTGGCGTCGGACCTGATGTACCGCGCGGTGCTGGAGGCGAAGAAGCACAAGCCCGTCGTCGCCTCCATGGGCGACCTGGCGGCCTCCGGCGGCTACTACGCGGCGGTGGGCGCGGACGAGGTCATCGCGGAGCCCACCACGCTGACGGGCAGCATCGGCGTCTTCTACCTGAAGCCCGCGCTGGAGGGCCTGGGCACGAAGCTGGGGGTGAACCAGGAGACCGTCAAGCGCGGCGACATGGCGGACCTGCTGGGGTGGTGGAAGCCGTGGACGCACGAGCAGCAGGCCGCGGTGCAGGCCTGGGTGGACGACTCCTACGACACGTTCATCAGCGAGGTCGCGCGCTGCCGGAAGCTGGACAAGGCGAAGGTGGACGCCATCGCCCGGGGACGCGTGTGGAGCGGCCAGGACGCGCTCGCCCGAGGGCTGGTGGACAAGCTGGGGGGCCTGCAAGACGCGGTCGCGGCCGCCCGCGAGCGCGCCGGGGTGTCCTCCAGGGAGGACCTGGACCTGGACGTCATGGGGGGCGCGCGAGGCTTCCTCTCCAGCCTGGGCGGCGAGCCCGGGGTGCACGCGCTGGCGGGGGTGCTGCTGCCCGCGCTGCCGGAGCGCCCCCCGGAGGCGCTGTCCCTGCTTGCCCGGGAGGTGGGGCTGGGCTCGCCCGAGCTCTTGCGTCCCGGCCTGAAGGCCATGCTCCCCTACAGCATCCGCATCCGCTGAGGGGACGTGGGAGGTCGCCCGGCGAACATGCCACGCGCACGGGCGGCGAAAATGCGGGCGCCCCATCCTGGCGCTCTGTTAGGGTGGTGAGTGCCTCCCGGCCGGCGCTAGGGCCGTCGGGGGGTTTCAGGAACCGGCGGTTTCGGCCTTCTCGCAGGCCCCGCGTCCGGCTTCCTGTCCCAAAACCTGCCTCCTGACGCCCCCGGCGACCCCCTGTGGCCGCCGCCCTCCAGGGTCGTCACGCGTGGAGCCCCATGAGCGAGAATTCCGACAACCCCGAGACCCGCAACCCGCTGCCCCCGCCCGCGGCCGCCCGCCCACCACCGCCCCCCGAGGCGGACGACGACGGCGGCGACGACGAGGGTGACGACGGTCCCGATGACGGTGACGCCTCCGCGGGCGGAGCCCCCCAGAACGGCGCGCCCGGAGGCCCCGCGGGCCAGGGAGGCCGCCGCCGCCGCCGTCGCCGCCGCCGCCGTGGCGCGCAGGTGCACTTCACCCCGGAGGGTCAGGCCTACCGCATGCAGCCGGGCCCGGACGGCCAGCAGGTGCAGGTCTTCCTGACGCCGCAGGAGCTGGAGCAGTACCGCCAGCGGCAGGCCCAGCAGCAACAGCAGCAGCCCCAGGGCGGTGGCCAGCCGCAGCCCCAGGAGGCCCGCCCGCAGCAGGAGGGCCGCGCCCAGCAGCATGAGCACCCGCGCCACGCGCAGCAGCAGCGCGGCGGCGGACATGCCCAGGGCGCGCCCCAGCAGAACCTGGCGCCGGTGGAAGGCGTGCTGGACACGGAGGCCAAGGGCCCCAACGCGTTCCTGCGTCAGGTGAAGCGCAACCTGCTGGCGTCGCCGGACGACCCGGAGATGCCGAAGAACCTCGTTCAGAAGCTGCGCTTGCGGCAGGGCCAGTATCTCACCGCGTTCGCGCAGATGCGCGGCCACAAGGGCGTCATCCAGAAGGTGGACACCGTGGACGGGCGCCCGCTGGAGGGCGCGCCCCGGCTGCCGCACTTCGCGGACCTCACCTCCGTGGACCCCACCGAGCGGCTGAAGCTGGAGAACGGCCACAAGGAGATGGTCACGCGGGTGCTGGACCTCATCGCGCCCATCGGCAAGGGCCAGCGCGCGCTCATCGTCGCCCCGCCCAAGACGGGCAAGACGATCATGCTCCAGCGCATCGCCCAGGCCGTCATCCAGAACCACCCGGAGTGCCATGTCATGGTGGTGCTCATCGACGAGCGCCCCGAGGAAGTGACGGACATGCGCCGGAGCATCAAGGCGGAGGTCATCGCCTCCAGCTCCGACCGGCCCACGGGCGACCACCTCAAGGTGGCGGAGCTCGCGCTGGAGCGCGCCCGCCGGCTGGTGGAGTCGGGCAAGGACGTGGTCATCCTGCTGGACTCCATCACCCGCCTGGCGCGCGCCTACAACAAAGAGGTGGACAGCTCCGGCCGCACCATGACGGGCGGCGTGGACAGCCGCGCCCTGGAGCGCCCCAAGCGCATCTTCGGCGCCGCGCGCGCGACGGAGG
Encoded here:
- a CDS encoding DNA gyrase/topoisomerase IV subunit A; translation: MLAEADTKTRKKQGGPAGGGGKGGGGASGAGGGDGVPAGLAEEARRRYLNYALSVITSRALPDVRDGLKPVQRRILYGMWNDLNLSFDTKYQKCAQVVGAIMGRYHPHGDTAIYDALVRMAQDFSLRYPLVDGHGNFGSLDGDSAAAYRYTECRLEKLATELLGELDSKTVRFRPNYDGTRDEPVVIPARVPQLLMNGTTGIAVGMATNIPPHHLGELVDALLALIADPELQTKDLLKWIKGPDFPTGGQILNDKKELREIYETGQGSVRIRGEYKLEELKRGGQMIVVTSIPYTVNKSTLVAKIGELVRERKLPLITDVRDESTTDVRIVLELKKDANPELVMAYLYKHTPLQTNFGVNLTCLVPSENPDVGTPKRLDLKSILRYFLDFRLEIVTKRFEHELAELKRRVHILEGFEKAYDALDEIIRIIRQSEGKQDAAQKLMARFKMDEIQVDAILEMRLYKLARLEILIVQKELKEKRAEIKRIEGILKDVKKRWAVIHDELTGLKAAYTDKRRTRIGGAGAEEMEFSAEAFIADEDAHVVITRDGWIKRVREVKDPSTTRLREGDAVMAVLAGSLKANLVLFSNFGTAYVTRFNDVPASTGYGDPVQKLFKFDDGERVVGALSLDARLPQPEKLVAVTRQGLGLRFLLAPHTEVSTRAGRRYAKTGEGDEIIGTQPVGDRDLLAVLTEKTSALVCKVAEVNELAGPGKGVQVIKVEPGDKVVDFLAAPASQKDATLEFETQKGRKLHLSPSKFTVTARGGKGHEMSKRDTVKEVARPVTFVPLPEKKE
- a CDS encoding DNA gyrase/topoisomerase IV subunit B — translated: MATKKESYTGADIQVLEGLEPVRKRPAMYIGGTDSTGYHHLLWEIIDNSVDEVINGYATTVEVTLHKGAKSITVVDNGRGIPVDIMPRHKKPAVEVILTTLHSGGKFEQGNYIHSGGLHGVGSSVVNALSSKLVMEIKRDGKRYVQSYARGKATSSLKVEGPARGTGTSTSFEPDAEIFGEKQKFDAEAVRERLEAKSYLHKGMTVVWKDETTTPHTAVTFKHDGGIAEYLTKVVSERQKPIVPTGSTPYYYSRDNEVRLEVALAWTEATDEHIRSYVNGIPTNLGGTHEAGLKAAIVKAMRNYIETHGLSPKGVTLTAEDIREGITAILSVYVVEPQFQGQTKGRLNNPETTAQVDGAIRPALEKWLNDNKSIAEALLARIILAARAREASRAASAAINRKTAVSHRLNLPGKLADCSSTDPQSSELFIVEGDSAGGSAKQGRDRRTQAILPLRGKVLNAEQASTDKVATNKELQDIVSALGCGIGSDFDITKLRYGRVFLLMDADSDGHHIATLLLTFFYRHLRPLIEAGAVHIAQPPLYRVDIGKETYWALDEPDRDRIIREKARGNAKPNIMRFKGLGEMTAEELKTTTLDAKNRISLRVTIDNALETDRIINDLMGKDVSARYKFITEQAGEVQELDV
- a CDS encoding PEGA domain-containing protein; this translates as MNTTRLALTFALACLLSAPAADAASRRKSPAKKKRPAATKTAPVSEPDEDTFTPPDDAPPASDAPTAATRPAITPAATKPSATKPADVATQIVRAAPSSAVAVFGVARQPVAADSAAKLEDTLTRKLGTAGDVQFVDLATAFPTSAPQGNPKGDALFDEGRAAYDNLDPDTAAVKFKAAADAYVQRPGDLRPEKLGEAYLFQGASQLLNGDVAGAKASFTNALVAEPSLRPDAGLFGQDVQRVFAEAQKDLSAQPQGSLVVTSQPEGARVLVRGRDVGATPLSGVKLAPGHYPVQVVLPGYATSVSYSEVKPATPTEVKAKLAPSPGLAALRDAAAKGGSAQAFDADGVPPEVGAIGERLNARYVVLAAAFQDKKGRLHGEVQAWDLRTKNRLKGLEVDFTKRDGKGSADAAADQVHTFLTGAALPQGRQDTKEPVASSSDSILRKPWFWAAAAGVAAVTAGVVYVATTDRGPGFNPVNGLPGGISF
- a CDS encoding PEGA domain-containing protein; translated protein: MKALLLALVLLPALALSSAPPPGRISALIIPMDPSSESSGVQMETYMNDALGNFSNFSVRKPRDLFGLPDDPAAQASFQRAKKGYEESVKAFEAREYEDAERKVRATLKELEGSVAAMNACFPLCDALALHGAILQLRGDVEEAKLLLIDLMALNPTFELNPKRFSREFMSLRVQVATSRPSQLRGSATFKSRPAGARVYVDGEAVGYTPVTLPTLPVGKHLVRLERPGFRQFGQIAEVTPDDSEVVANLVPTATYKSYDEQLDKVVPDVSRASDKPANAIVALGKSLGLDRTVVGTVRVIPERGTELAVGLFDVKNGKRLGSRRLVLQGDEYGQLKSEMERVVNQLINSEGEQVVRKRDPLESRSGSEDWGSEDRGGQSRQSVKKHSGDDPLDNVSGTEDW
- the sppA gene encoding signal peptide peptidase SppA; translation: MRHLPLLALLPSLALAQTGAVDRATTPPRGITLPPTNSALVDEAPALALNPAGLGFQEAGQLFYLHERDLGSDTVGDAVFLGARILGLGAGFSLEWIRGENAPDYRKTSFGLSLGPPTLKLGGAVHDYSSDDRAIGRLTSWDVGLTARPFRFLSLAVVARDANAPAHDDFKLPRRYNFGLGLRPLDERYTLGVDWLFAEGGFREGQATYTLQAEVVRGVRLGGGLSHGFVSGIPLALQFAATVDLGHAGLTYAAGGTGHGLDHVVAVRLSSERYRSVHGGGGIVALLDLDDMLAGGVSPALSLLGVSESDPYLRLLKFLDLATRDTRLKGVLVKMEGLPGVGWGTAEELRQAFLKLRAAGKKVVVVMLSGDDRSYLVASAADSVYALTEAALPINGLSATVTSLGGTMDKLGVHWDVARVGEYKTATDQLTRSDMSPAEKETLDAYLDAQVTHYEKAVEAGRKLSPERLRAAWAGGILSSRRAQQAGLLDGVVSATDLHTQVADWFPGLRFHPTYSPRDEREDRWGVRRRIAVVPVLGDITGGSSREDPLGFARIAGAETVVSALKDAQDDPSVVAIVLRVDSGGGDVLASDLMYRAVLEAKKHKPVVASMGDLAASGGYYAAVGADEVIAEPTTLTGSIGVFYLKPALEGLGTKLGVNQETVKRGDMADLLGWWKPWTHEQQAAVQAWVDDSYDTFISEVARCRKLDKAKVDAIARGRVWSGQDALARGLVDKLGGLQDAVAAARERAGVSSREDLDLDVMGGARGFLSSLGGEPGVHALAGVLLPALPERPPEALSLLAREVGLGSPELLRPGLKAMLPYSIRIR
- the rho gene encoding transcription termination factor Rho, whose product is MSENSDNPETRNPLPPPAAARPPPPPEADDDGGDDEGDDGPDDGDASAGGAPQNGAPGGPAGQGGRRRRRRRRRRGAQVHFTPEGQAYRMQPGPDGQQVQVFLTPQELEQYRQRQAQQQQQQPQGGGQPQPQEARPQQEGRAQQHEHPRHAQQQRGGGHAQGAPQQNLAPVEGVLDTEAKGPNAFLRQVKRNLLASPDDPEMPKNLVQKLRLRQGQYLTAFAQMRGHKGVIQKVDTVDGRPLEGAPRLPHFADLTSVDPTERLKLENGHKEMVTRVLDLIAPIGKGQRALIVAPPKTGKTIMLQRIAQAVIQNHPECHVMVVLIDERPEEVTDMRRSIKAEVIASSSDRPTGDHLKVAELALERARRLVESGKDVVILLDSITRLARAYNKEVDSSGRTMTGGVDSRALERPKRIFGAARATEEAGSLTIIGTALIDTGSRMDEVIFEEFKGTGNSEVTLDRLLAEKRVFPAINIPQSGTRKEEKLFTLREYEKVKKLRQMLFSVKPVEAMEALVKRLGRYTYNDEFFDEL